A section of the Malus sylvestris chromosome 17, drMalSylv7.2, whole genome shotgun sequence genome encodes:
- the LOC126610808 gene encoding U-box domain-containing protein 3-like, whose protein sequence is MGEEEQTSVGVGEGEEVAEKEEEAETWNQRKQILILEISSKLIHGDLESKIEAARDIRNLVRKSSTSSSSSKTRSKLGAAGVIPPLVLMLCSPNPDARQVSLLALLNLAVRNERNKVKIVMAGAVPPLVELLKFQNGSLRDLATAAILTLSAAALNKPIIADSGAAPLLVEILSSGSVQGKVDAVTALHNLSTCKENSTTILDATAVRPLINLLKECKKYSKFAEKTTALLEILSNFEEGRTAISNTEGGILTLVETVEDGSLISTQHAVGALLSMCQSCRDKYRELILNEGAVPGLLRLTVDGTAEARERAHTLLDLLRDSPQQKQLASSVLERIVYDIATRVDGADKAAETAKRLLEDMVKRSMEHSMNRIEQRAASCTPSNTQST, encoded by the exons ATGGGGGAGGAGGAGCAAACCTCGGTGGGAGtgggagaaggagaagaagtggcagagaaggaggaggaggcagAGACATGGAACCAAAGGAAACAAATCCTTATACTCGAAATCTCCTCGAAGCTTATCCATGGCGATCTCGAATCCAAGATTGAAGCCGCCAGAGATATCAGAAACTTGGTCAGAAAGTCTTCCACTTCGTCCTCGTCTTCCAAGACTCGCTCGAAGCTGGGCGCGGCGGGCGTGATTCCGCCGCTGGTGTTGATGCTCTGCTCTCCTAATCCAGATGCGCGCCAAGTTTCCCTCCTCGCGCTTCTCAACCTTGCCGTCCGAAACGAACG GAATAAGGTCAAGATTGTGATGGCCGGAGCCGTTCCCCCACTTGTTGAGCTCCTCAAATTCCAAAATGGTAGTTTAAGGGATTTAGCAACTGCAGCAATCTTAACACTCTCAGCTGCTGCTCTGAACAAGCCAATCATTGCAGATTCTGGAGCGGCGCCTCTCCTGGTTGAGATCCTCAGCTCCGGAAGTGTTCAAGGAAAAGTTGATGCTGTGACTGCCTTACACAATCTCTCCACCTGCAAAGAGAACTCAACTACTATTCTGGATGCTACAGCCGTTCGTCCTCTTATCAACCTCCTCAAGGAATGCAAAAAGTACTCCAAGTTTGCTGAAAAAACTACTGCCCTTCTCGAGATCCTCTCCAATTTCGAAGAAGGACGTACTGCAATCTCAAACACAGAAGGCGGGATATTAACCTTAGTAGAGACTGTTGAAGATGGATCCCTAATCAGCACACAACATGCGGTTGGAGCATTGCTCTCCATGTGTCAGAGCTGCCGCGACAAATACAGGGAACTCATTCTTAACGAAGGTGCAGTCCCAGGTCTTCTTCGACTGACAGTAGATGGCACAGCTGAAGCCCGGGAGAGAGCTCATACGCTACTAGACTTGCTTAGAGATTCTCCCCAGCAAAAGCAACTGGCATCCTCCGTTTTAGAGAGAATTGTATACGACATTGCCACAAGGGTAGATGGAGCGGACAAAGCAGCTGAAACCGCAAAGAGGTTATTGGAAGACATGGTTAAAAGAAGCATGGAGCATAGCATGAACCGAATCGAGCAGAGAGCTGCATCTTGTACACCTTCGAATACGCAGTCTACGTAA
- the LOC126610804 gene encoding uncharacterized protein LOC126610804, protein MMGRSPFARAGGFRPENLGPNALALIGNLCFTLFVLGVLIFTIIAATYEPEDPLFHPSTKITTFLTSKSNATFKSDDTVVRTGENFLAPNQTEIGNFINMTDVVNLSEGDKSTTENSEAESASCEGPIDCRDPEVFHLMMRATIEKFKDIHFYRFGKPVRGSDDNSCDMAWRFRPKEGKTASFYKDYRRFSILKSENCTLSVGDIGEYHTGVNARKRKKKAGFDKQGKTEENSLPVVGEIVNDTLPVVESEVSFSHGKYLIYTGGGDRCKSMNHYLWSFLCALGEAQYLNRTLVMELTLCLSSIYTSSNQDEEGKDFRFYFDFEHLRESASVLDAKQFWTDWEKWQKKDGLGLHLVEDYRVTPMKLNDAKDTLIMRKFGSVEPDNYWYRVCEGETESVVQRPWHLVWKSRRLMDIVSAIASKLNWDYDSVHIERGEKAHNKELWPNLDADTSPNALLSTLPNKIEDGRDLYIATNEPDTSFFDPLKDKYTAHFLDEYKDLWDENSEWYSETTKLNNGVPVEFDGYMRVSVDTEVFLRGKKQIETFNDLTNDCKDGINSCSTATS, encoded by the coding sequence ATGATGGGTCGGTCCCCATTTGCCAGAGCTGGAGGCTTTAGGCCTGAGAATTTGGGCCCCAATGCCCTTGCCTTGATTGGGAACCTTTGCTTTACGCTTTTTGTGCTGGGAGTGTTGATCTTTACTATCATTGCCGCCACCTATGAACCCGAAGACCCGTTGTTTCACCCGTCAACCAAGATCACCACATTCCTCACATCCAAATCCAATGCCACTTTCAAGTCCGATGACACTGTGGTCCGGACTGGTGAGAATTTCTTGGCTCCCAATCAAACAGAGATTGGAAATTTTATCAATATGACTGATGTTGTTAACTTGAGCGAGGGCGATAAGTCGACCACGGAGAATTCTGAAGCAGAATCTGCTAGTTGTGAGGGTCCCATTGATTGCAGGGACCCGGAAGTGTTCCATTTGATGATGAGGGCCACCATAGAGAAGTTTAAGGATATTCATTTTTACCGGTTTGGGAAACCAGTGCGGGGTTCGGATGATAACAGTTGTGATATGGCTTGGCGGTTTAGGCCTAAGGAAGGGAAGACTGCTTCTTTTTACAAGGACTATCGGAGGTTTAGCATTTTGAAGTCTGAGAATTGTACTCTTAGTGTGGGTGATATTGGAGAGTACCATACTGGAGTAAATgccaggaagaggaagaagaaggccggaTTTGATAAGCAAGGGAAGACTGAGGAGAATTCTTTGCCGGTTGTTGGGGAGATTGTGAATGATACCCTACCGGTGGTTGAGTCTGAAGTTTCATTCAGTCATGGGAAATACTTAATATATACGGGTGGTGGAGATAGGTGCAAGAGCATGAACCATTACTTGTGGAGTTTCTTGTGTGCTTTAGGTGAAGCTCAGTACCTGAACCGAACTTTGGTCATGGAATTGACTCTTTGTCTGTCTTCGATTTACACTTCATCCAATCAAGATGAGGAAGGGAAGGACTTCAGGTTTTACTTTGACTTCGAGCATTTAAGAGAATCTGCATCTGTGTTAGACGCGAAGCAGTTTTGGACAGATTGGGAAAAATGGCAGAAGAAGGATGGGTTGGGTCTGCATCTTGTGGAGGATTATAGGGTCACACCTATGAAACTTAATGATGCCAAGGATACTTTGATTATGAGAAAGTTTGGGTCTGTGGAGCCAGACAATTATTGGTATAGGGTGTGTGAAGGGGAGACAGAGTCCGTTGTTCAACGACCATGGCATTTGGTGTGGAAATCAAGAAGGTTGATGGATATAGTGTCTGCAATCGCATCAAAATTGAACTGGGATTATGACTCTGTGCATATTGAGAGAGGGGAGAAGGCACATAACAAGGAGTTGTGGCCTAACCTTGATGCAGATACTTCACCCAATGCGCTGCTCTCAACCCTACCGAACAAAATTGAAGACGGGAGGGACCTCTACATTGCAACAAATGAGCCGGATACATCTTTCTTTGATCCTTTGAAAGACAAGTATACAGCTCACTTCCTTGACGAGTACAAGGATCTTTGGGATGAAAACAGCGAGTGGTACTCTGAAACCACTAAGCTCAACAATGGAGTTCCGGTTGAATTTGACGGTTACATGAGGGTCTCGGTTGATACAGAAGTGTTCCTGAGAGGGAAAAAGCAGATTGAAACTTTCAACGATCTCACCAACGACTGCAAGGATGGTATCAACAGTTGCAGCACCGCGACCAGCTGA
- the LOC126610813 gene encoding probable E3 ubiquitin-protein ligase XERICO, translated as MGLSSLPAPSEGVLCVLLVNTALSVSIIKGIIRSVLQVVGIRLTSASSSSFPSEDSAENLSESFEFHVNPSASYIEDIRSHIPAIRFDAVCSFKQQEHECSVCLTEFEPESEINRLSCGHIFHQHCLEKWLNYWNITCPLCRTQFMPGEDAPCVW; from the coding sequence ATGGGTCTCTCAAGTCTACCAGCTCCATCAGAAGGAGTTCTATGTGTGCTTTTAGTAAACACAGCCCTATCAGTCTCCATTATCAAGGGGATAATCCGATCAGTCCTGCAAGTCGTTGGTATCCGTCTCACATCAGCCTCGTCGTCTTCTTTCCCATCAGAAGACTCTGCTGAAAACCTCTCAGAATCATTTGAGTTCCATGTCAATCCTTCGGCTAGTTACATTGAGGACATCAGGAGCCATATCCCAGCAATTCGGTTTGATGCTGTGTGTAGCTTCAAGCAGCAGGAACACGAATGCTCTGTCTGCCTAACCGAGTTTGAACCTGAATCAGAGATCAACCGCTTGTCTTGTGGCCATATTTTCCATCAACATTGCTTAGAGAAGTGGTTGAATTACTGGAACATTACATGCCCTCTTTGTAGGACTCAGTTTATGCCTGGGGAGGACGCACCCTGCGTCTGGTAA